The proteins below are encoded in one region of Triticum aestivum cultivar Chinese Spring chromosome 1B, IWGSC CS RefSeq v2.1, whole genome shotgun sequence:
- the LOC123109877 gene encoding protein ACCELERATED CELL DEATH 6, with product MGSDGATARNAGGAMDGDSGMDLASPTDRIHGNVAMDGNLMVSRGSGDAQQLEDARRTNTDTTRVVINPLLLASACFGSWKALNFLLVREDAQKPPMVMQTQAFIHLLMGDDDGSAHQAFENDVEEGVDQLALPDGGYAQLLLDGVMVEGDTVLHAVASHGDDRNYLECANIIYGRAKHLLFALNDKGDTPLHCAARVGNSKMVSQLINLVTSEDERHQLLRKENGRKETALHDAVRIGNNHIVDLLMTADKQLANYPSGGISPLYLAILLEKYTIAMTLYETSEGNLSYSGPNGQNALHAAVRRSKGMTNKLLTWNKSLTTQADKNGSTPLHFASDQFNIHGLSVRQQVVMITMFPWRRYTCGTQILKQVFKANLAQLYQPDKSGLFPIHIAASIGCERTIAIFIASCPSSASLRDTRGRTFLHVVVEKKMGNIVSFVGRNSSLAWILNLQDNEGNTALHLAAQAGNFRLCCSLFGNPRTLLSLTNHNGQTPLDVADIGTKFLIFPLTEGDVSTVLRQAGAKRGVCRTDHFAEKYNIPANKMKQSELLKDSAQSTGIVSVLIATMTFGATFALPGGYRADDHTNGGTPTLAGRYVFSAFLVANTLAFVCSSIATVGIMYAGNPTNKMSARRAHFVASSFFAHGSVTSLSVAFALGVYLVLAPVAPKTAIAICLISSLVVLYNEFEGLWRVVLATNSIRKRLGLIRAMNSGIPRTIGRIVRGFWQFIIIFIWLAYVSISQQH from the exons ATGGGGAGTGACGGCGCTACTGCCAGGAATGCCGGCGGTGCCATGGATGGCGACTCCGGCATGGATCTTGCTTCACCGACCGACAGAATTCATGGAAATG TGGCCATGGACGGTAACCTGATGGTTAGTAGAGGTTCTGGAGATGCCCAGCAGTTGGAGGATGCTAGGAGGACGAACACGGATACTACGCGGGTGGTCATAAATCCACTGCTGCTAGCATCAGCGTGCTTTGGCTCGTGGAAGGCATTGAATTTTCTTCTCGTCAGGGAAGACGCACAAAAGCCACCAATGGTGATGCAGACTCAGGCATTTATTCACTTGCTAATGGGTGACGACGACGGCTCAGCACACCAGGCCTTCGAGAATGACGTTGAAGAGGGCGTTGATCAGCTTGCTTTGCCTGATGGTGGGTATGCACAGCTCCTCCTCGACGGTGTCATGGTTGAGGGGGACACTGTACTGCATGCGGTTGCCAGTCATGGGGATGACAGGAATTATTTGGAATGTGCTAACATTATCTACGGCAGAGCCAAGCACCTCCTTTTTGCGCTAAACGACAAGGGTGACACGCCCTTGCATTGTGCTGCTAGAGTTGGGAATTCAAAGATGGTTTCTCAGCTCATTAACCTAGTTACAAGTGAGGATGAAAGGCATCAGCTCTTGAGAAAGGAGAACGGGCGTAAGGAGACGGCCTTGCATGACGCTGTCCGCATCGGGAACAATCATATAGTTGATCTGCTAATGACGGCAGACAAGCAATTGGCTAACTACCCCAGCGGAGGCATTTCCCCGTTGTACCTTGCCATCTTGCTGGAGAAGTACACCATTGCAATGACGCTTTACGAAACAAGTGAAGGGAACCTCTCCTACTCCGGACCAAATGGACAAAATGCATTGCATGCTGCGGTTCGTCGGAGCAAAG GTATGACAAATAAGTTACTGACATGGAACAAGAGCCTTACAACACAAGCGGACAAAAACGGGAGTACGCCTCTTCACTTCGCTTCAGATCAGTTTAATATACATGGTTTAAGTGTGAGGCAACAAGTCGTGATGATCACTATGTTCCCTTGGCGTCGTTACACCTGTGGTACCCAAATTCTGAAGCAAGTATTCAAAGCTAACCTAGCTCAACTGTATCAACCAGACAAGAGCGGATTATTCCCCATACATATAGCGGCATCCATTGGCTGCGAAAGAACTATAGCCATTTTTATCGCGAGCTGTCCTAGTAGCGCCAGTTTGCGTGACACAAGGGGGAGGACATTTCTTCACGTTGTTGTTGAGAAAAAGATGGGCAATATAGTCTCATTTGTTGGTCGAAATTCATCTCTAGCTTGGATTTTAAACTTGCAAGACAATGAGGGAAACACGGCACTGCACTTAGCTGCCCAAGCCGGAAATTTTCGGTTGTGTTGTTCTCTGTTCGGGAATCCAAGAACGCTCCTAAGTTTGACAAACCACAATGGACAAACTCCTCTCGATGTGGCAGACATTGGCACCAAGTTCTTG ATTTTTCCGCTTACCGAAGGAGACGTATCTACGGTGCTCAGACAGGCTGGTGCCAAGAGAGGCGTTTGTCGCACGGATCACTTTGCAGAGAAGTACAATATCCCAGCGAATAAAATGAAACAATCAGAGTTGCTGAAAGATTCAGCACAAAGTACAGGCATCGTATCGGTTCTAATAGCCACCATGACATTTGGTGCAACTTTCGCTCTACCTGGAGGTTACAGAGCGGATGACCACACTAATGGTGGCACACCAACGCTTGCTGGGAGGTATGTGTTCAGTGCATTCCTAGTGGCCAACACATTAGCTTTTGTTTGCTCTTCAATAGCTACGGTTGGCATCATGTACGCTGGTAACCCTACAAATAAGATGTCAGCCCGTAGAGCACACTTTGTGGCATCTTCGTTCTTCGCACATGGATCGGTGACAAGCCTCAGTGTTGCTTTTGCACTTGGCGTATATTTGGTGCTAGCTCCCGTTGCACCCAAGACTGCCATCGCGATCTGTTTAATCAGTTCCCTTGTAGTGCTTTACAATGAATTTGAAGGTCTATGGAGAGTAGTTCTTGCCACAAATTCTATTCGTAAGAGATTGGGGTTAATTAGAGCAATGAACTCGGGCATTCCGAGGACCATTGGAAGAATCGTTAGGGGATTTTGGCAATTTATAATCATTTTTATTTGGCTTGCATATGTCAGCATAAGTCAGCAACATTAA